A stretch of Henckelia pumila isolate YLH828 chromosome 4, ASM3356847v2, whole genome shotgun sequence DNA encodes these proteins:
- the LOC140866318 gene encoding actin-related protein 8 isoform X1 produces the protein MYPAMNSLIRKAWGSVVHRLVFGSSSNQNPSPISEYDTFLQMMYIHDSSTGEFDRIPIDILLQILRILGPRESARLRAVCKSWKFILSDNRLWIYFLQNEQEPWSSIFFAETNLRSGFPLQVFPTLLSDLSFMHIYCQRVQVPGAIIIDGGSGYCKYGWSKYSSPSGRSATFLEFGNIESPMPSRLRHFFSTICHRMQVKTSTQPIVVSIPLCHSDGTQSAKNSRRRLEEVIHSTLFDMNVPAVCAVNQATLALFAARRTSGIVVNVGFNQTSVVPILHGKVMHEVGVEVIGIGALKLTGFLRDQMQQNNINFNSIYTVRALKENLCYVAFDYEVELSRDTRASFVVPSEGQFTLSKERYQTGEILFQPRIAGMQAMGLHQAVALCMDHCHDAELTCDDNWYKTVVLAGGSACLPGLAERLQKELSGFLPTSMFRGIRVLPPSHGADSVWFGAKLVSNLSTFQTSWCVTKRQFKRW, from the exons ATGTATCCAGCTATGAATTCTCTGATTCGTAAGGCATGGGGATCCGTCGTACACCGATTGGTTTTTGGTTCGAGTTCAAATCAGAATCCGAGTCCGATCTCGGAGTACGACACGTTCCTGCAGATGATGTACATACATGATTCATCTACAGGTGAATTCGACCGGATTCCGATCGATATATTATTGCAAATTCTCAGAATTCTTGGTCCTAGAGAGTCGGCGAGGCTGAGAGCGGTTTGCAAGTCCTGGAAATTTATCCTATCGGATAATCGGCTCTGGATTTATTTTCTACAGAATGAGCAAGAGCCTTGGAGCTCCATTTTCTTCGCCGAAACCAACCTACGATCCGGTTTTCCTCTTCA GGTGTTTCCTACTCTGTTGTCTGACCTGTCGTTTATGCACATCTACTGTCAACGTGTGCAAGTTCCTGGAGCTATCATAATTGATG GTGGCTCAGGGTACTGCAAGTATGGGTGGAGCAAGTATTCCTCTCCATCTGGGAGGTCAGCTACATTTTTA gaATTTGGAAACATTGAATCTCCAATGCCCTCTAGACTTAGACATTTCTTTTCAACAATTTGCCATAG GATGCAGGTGAAAACATCTACTCAACCAATTGTTGTGTCCATACCGCTTTGCCATTCCGATG GTACACAGTCTGCTAAAAATTCAAGAAGACGGCTAGAGGAAGTCATCCACTCAACATTATTTGACATGAATGTTCCTGCTGTTTGTGCCGTCAACCAG GCAACCTTGGCTTTGTTTGCTGCAAGACGAACATCAGGGATTGTTGTTAATGTTGGTTTCAATCAAACATCAGTTGTTCCAA TTTTGCATGGCAAAGTGATGCATGAGGTGGGTGTGGAGGTTATTGGAATTGGAGCTTTGAAACTTACAGGATTTCTTCGAGACCAGATGCAACagaacaatataaattttaattccaTTTACACTGTTCGCGCTTTGAAAGAG AATCtgtgttatgttgcttttgattATGAAGTCGAACTATCCAGAGATACACGAGCATCTTTTGTTGTTCCATCAGAAGGTCAATTTACACTTTCAAAAGAACGATATCAAACAGGAGAAATATTATTCCAGCCTCGCATTGCAGGAAT GcaagcaatgggtctacatcAGGCAGTGGCCCTTTGCATGGATCATTGCCATGATGCTGAATTGACATGTGATGATAATTGGTATAAAACTGTGGTATTGGCGGGGGGCAGTGCATGCTTGCCAGGATTAGCAG AAAGATTACAAAAAGAACTGTCTGGATTTCTACCAACATCCATGTTCCGTGGAATTCGGGTTTTGCCTCCTTCTCATGGTGCAGATTCTGTGTGGTTTGGAGCAAAACTTGTTAGCAAT TTGAGCACATTTCAGACATCCTGGTGTGTAACAAAACGGCAATTCAAGCGTTGGTAA
- the LOC140866318 gene encoding actin-related protein 8 isoform X2 translates to MVGVRWLRVLQVWVEQVFLSIWEEFGNIESPMPSRLRHFFSTICHRMQVKTSTQPIVVSIPLCHSDGTQSAKNSRRRLEEVIHSTLFDMNVPAVCAVNQATLALFAARRTSGIVVNVGFNQTSVVPILHGKVMHEVGVEVIGIGALKLTGFLRDQMQQNNINFNSIYTVRALKENLCYVAFDYEVELSRDTRASFVVPSEGQFTLSKERYQTGEILFQPRIAGMQAMGLHQAVALCMDHCHDAELTCDDNWYKTVVLAGGSACLPGLAERLQKELSGFLPTSMFRGIRVLPPSHGADSVWFGAKLVSNLSTFQTSWCVTKRQFKRW, encoded by the exons ATGGTAGGTGTAAG GTGGCTCAGGGTACTGCAAGTATGGGTGGAGCAAGTATTCCTCTCCATCTGGGAG gaATTTGGAAACATTGAATCTCCAATGCCCTCTAGACTTAGACATTTCTTTTCAACAATTTGCCATAG GATGCAGGTGAAAACATCTACTCAACCAATTGTTGTGTCCATACCGCTTTGCCATTCCGATG GTACACAGTCTGCTAAAAATTCAAGAAGACGGCTAGAGGAAGTCATCCACTCAACATTATTTGACATGAATGTTCCTGCTGTTTGTGCCGTCAACCAG GCAACCTTGGCTTTGTTTGCTGCAAGACGAACATCAGGGATTGTTGTTAATGTTGGTTTCAATCAAACATCAGTTGTTCCAA TTTTGCATGGCAAAGTGATGCATGAGGTGGGTGTGGAGGTTATTGGAATTGGAGCTTTGAAACTTACAGGATTTCTTCGAGACCAGATGCAACagaacaatataaattttaattccaTTTACACTGTTCGCGCTTTGAAAGAG AATCtgtgttatgttgcttttgattATGAAGTCGAACTATCCAGAGATACACGAGCATCTTTTGTTGTTCCATCAGAAGGTCAATTTACACTTTCAAAAGAACGATATCAAACAGGAGAAATATTATTCCAGCCTCGCATTGCAGGAAT GcaagcaatgggtctacatcAGGCAGTGGCCCTTTGCATGGATCATTGCCATGATGCTGAATTGACATGTGATGATAATTGGTATAAAACTGTGGTATTGGCGGGGGGCAGTGCATGCTTGCCAGGATTAGCAG AAAGATTACAAAAAGAACTGTCTGGATTTCTACCAACATCCATGTTCCGTGGAATTCGGGTTTTGCCTCCTTCTCATGGTGCAGATTCTGTGTGGTTTGGAGCAAAACTTGTTAGCAAT TTGAGCACATTTCAGACATCCTGGTGTGTAACAAAACGGCAATTCAAGCGTTGGTAA
- the LOC140866317 gene encoding phosphatidylinositol/phosphatidylcholine transfer protein SFH13-like: protein MLDTEVPFFSNLAGMSGIQGLEVCNEPRERKSDYENSEDERRKSKIGALKKKAIDASNKLTHSLKKRGKRKVDFRVPSISIEDVRDAKEDSAVCDLRQKLLDRDLLPVRHDDYHTLLRFLKARDFNIEKTIQMWEEMLNWRREYGADTISDDFEFEELEEVLHSYPQGYHGVDREGRPVYIERLGKAHPSKLIRVTSIERYLKYHVQEFERALHEKFPACSIAAKRRICSTTTLLDVQGLGLKNFSKTAASLLAAIAKIDNSYYPETLHHMYIVNAGPGFKKVLWPAAEKFLDAKTISKIHVLDSKSLGKLQEVIDASQLPDFLGGSCNCNDEGGCLRSNKGPWNNPDIMKLVFNAEATFVKQITRIACDHQQKFDTYIQILPLKGRCSNSYKIESVSEADIPYSPRQDSSTSLPEPHVHEEATTLEQVYYSCEDHFSPDDGDGDNQQGLETESVLTNDLRNTKMDAIPSIQGTLMMQWLYAIQEKLIKRSFRFMVRTLITFTTKLFALIRNAPTEYWRRQNNVCPSNTLENEAEHTNQLSTSSSEAVTEEDRVLPCLQRLKKLESLLEELAHKPAEIPLEKEQMIQYSLNRIKSVECDLEKTKRDINATVLKQVEIAESLESIRDFKFHRRCLFC, encoded by the exons ATGTTGGACACTGAGGTTCCGTTCTTTTCTAATCTGGCTGGAATGTCAG GCATTCAAGGCCTAGAGGTGTGCAACGAACCAAGGGAGAGGAAATCTGACTATGAAAATTCTGAAGATGAAAGGAGGAAATCAAAAATTGGAGCTTTAAAGAAAAAGGCGATAGATGCTTCAAATAAGCTCACCCATTCTCTCAAGAAAAGAGGGAAAAGGAAAGTAGATTTTAGAGTGCCTTCCATTTCTATTGAGGATGTGAGGGACGCAAAAGAGGACAGTGCTGTCTGTGATCTGCGTCAAAAGCTTCTTGACAGAGATTTGCTGCCTGTTAGACATGATGACTACCATACTCTACTGAG ATTTTTGAAAGCGAGAGACTTCAACATTGAAAAGACCATCCAGATGTGGGAAGAAATGCTTAATTGGAGGAGAGAATACGGAGCTGACACCATATCAGAT GACTTTGAGTTTGAGGAGCTGGAAGAAGTCTTGCACTCTTACCCCCAAGGATATCATGGAGTTGATAGAGAAGGCAGACCTGTCTACATTGAAAGGCTTGGAAAAGCTCATCCAAGTAAATTAATTCGAGTCACTTCAATTGAAAGATACTTAAAATACCATGTTCAGGAGTTTGAGAGAGCTCTACATGAGAAGTTCCCTGCTTGTTCCATAGCTGCAAAGAGACGCATCTGTTCAACCACCACTCTCTTGGATGTACAAGGCCTG GGGCTTAAAAATTTCTCCAAAACAGCCGCGAGTTTATTGGCAGCCATTGCAAAGATTGATAATAGTTACTATCCTGAG ACGCTGCACCACATGTATATTGTAAATGCTGGACCTGGCTTCAAGAAGGTGCTTTGGCCTGCTGCAGAGAAGTTTTTGGATGCAAAAaccatttcaaaaattcat GTTTTGGACTCTAAATCTTTGGGGAAGCTACAGGAAGTTATTGATGCGAG TCAATTGCCTGACTTTTTGGGTGGATCATGTAATTGTAATGACGAGGGAGGTTGCTTAAGGTCTAACAAGGGTCCTTGGAATAATCCTGACATAATGAAG CTGGTGTTCAATGCCGAAGCAACTTTTGTGAAGCAGATAACCAGAATAGCTTGCGATCACCAGCAGAAATTTGATACATATATCCAAATCCTGCCATTGAAG GGGAGATGTAGCAATTCTTATAAGATAGAATCTGTTTCTGAAGCTGATATTCCTTACTCTCCTAGACAAGATAGCTCTACGAGTTTACCAGAGCCACATGTGCATGAAGAA GCTACAACATTAGAACAAGTCTACTATAGTTGTGAAGATCATTTCAGTCCAGATGATGGAGATGGTGACAACCAGCAAGGGTTGGAAACTGAGTCTGTCCTCACCAATGATCTACGAAATACTAAAATGGATGCAATACCAAGTATACAAG GTACTTTGATGATGCAGTGGCTATATGCCATCCAGGAGAAGCTTATCAAGAGAAGTTTCCGGTTTATGGTGAGAACATTAATAACGTTCACTACCAAGCTTTTCGCTCTTATCCGGAATGCCCCTACTGAATACTGGAGGAGGCAGAACAATGTTTGTCCATCCAACACATTGGAAAATGAAGCAGAACACACCAACCAACTATCTACCAGTAGCTCAGAAGCTGTTACTGAAGAGGACAGGGTCCTTCCATGTCTACAGCGTCTCAAGAAACTGGAAAGTTTATTGGAAGAACTCGCGCATAAGCCCGCTGAAATTCCACTAGAGAAAGAGCAAATGATTCAGTATTCTCTCAACAGAATAAAGTCTGTGGAGTGTGATCTGGAGAAAACAAAGagg GATATAAATGCTACAGTGCTGAAGCAGGTCGAAATTGCCGAATCCCTGGAAAGTATTCGTGATTTCAAATTTCAT CGAAGATGCTTGTTTTGTTAA
- the LOC140865627 gene encoding probable galactinol--sucrose galactosyltransferase 1, which produces MTVGAGIGVSDGGLNVFGEKILSDVHENIIVTPASGANLTNGAFLGVSSDQMGSRRVFPVGKLLDLRFMCVFRFKLWWMTQRMGKYGQDIPFETQFLIVEGRDGSNFGAESNEQSSLYVVFLPILEGDFRAVLQGNANNELEICLESGDPDVQEFDGSNLVFVAAGSDPFDVITNAVKTVEGHLQTFCHRERKKMPDMLNWFGWCTWDAFYTDVTAEGVKQGLESLEKGGIPPKFVIIDDGWQSVGMDPTGDGKKGDNSANFANRLTNIKENHKFQREGKEGGRVEDPAMGIRHIVNEIKEEKSVKYVYVWHALAGYWGGVRPSGRGLEHYESKMAYPVSSPGVQSNEPCEALNSIAKNGLGLVNPEKVFHFYNELHSYLASANVDGVKVDVQNILETLGAGNGGRVKLARKYHQALEASISRNFPDNGIISCMSHNTDGLYSAKRTAVIRASDDFWPRDPASHTIHIASVAYNTIFLGEFMQPDWDMFHSLHPMAEYHGAARAVGGCAIYVSDKPGQHDFKLLKKLVLPDGSILRAKLPGRPTRDCLFSDPARDGISLLKIWNLNDFNGVVGVFNCQGAGWCKTEKKNLIHDERPDTLTGIIRANDVDYLPRITDNKWKGDAVVHSHLHGDLVYLPKHASLPVTLKAREYDVFTVVPVKKLSNNIAFAPIGLIKMFNSGGAIKELNYEPENTASVHMKVCGCGPFGAYSSVKPKRIAVDNKEVDFEYEEATGFVTVTLSVPEKELYLWDVIVQL; this is translated from the exons atgacagTGGGAGCTGGGATTGGCGTGAGTGATGGGGGGTTGAATGTGTTTGGGGAGAAGATTTTGAGTGATGTTCATGAAAACATAATTGTGACTCCTGCGAGTGGCGCAAACTTGACAAATGGAGCTTTCCTTGGTGTTAGTTCTGATCAAATGGGCAGCCGGAGGGTCTTCCCTGTTGGCAAGCTCCT GGACTTACGATTCATGTGTGTTTTTCGGTTCAAATTATGGTGGATGACTCAGAGGATGGGGAAATATGGCCAAGATATACCTTTTGAAACCCAATTCTTGATCGTGGAAGGACGCGATGGTTCGAATTTTGGAGCAGAAAGTAACGAACAGTCATCGTTATATGTCGTTTTCTTGCCCATTTTGGAGGGAGATTTTAGAGCTGTTTTACAGGGAAACGCAAACAATGAGTTGGAGATATGCTTGGAAAGTG GCGATCCCGATGTGCAAGAATTCGACGGGAGCAATTTGGTTTTCGTTGCAGCTGGATCGGATCCGTTTGATGTCATCACAAATGCAGTCAA GACTGTGGAGGGACATTTGCAGACTTTTTGCCACCGTGAGAGAAAGAAG ATGCCGGACATGCTCAACTGGTTCGGATGGTGTACGTGGGATGCTTTCTACACAGATGTCACTGCTGAAGGAGTGAAACAGGGATTGGAAAG TTTGGAGAAAGGCGGGATACCCCCGAAGTTTGTGATCATCGATGATGGATGGCAATCAGTCGGCATGGATCCGACTGGTGACGGGAAGAAAGGCGACAACTCAGCCAA CTTTGCGAACCGGTTGACTAACATCAAAGAGAACCACAAATTTCAAAGGGAGGGCAAAGAGGGTGGAAGGGTTGAAGATCCGGCTATGGGAATCAGGCACATTGTTAATGAAATCAAAGAAGAAAAATCTGTCAA GTATGTTTATGTCTGGCACGCGTTGGCTGGCTATTGGGGTGGAGTCAGGCCGAGCGGAAGGGGATTGGAACATTATGAATCCAAGATGGCTTACCCCGTCTCGTCTCCTGGGGTTCAATCAAATGAACCTTGTGAAGCTTTGAATAGCATTGCCAAGAATGGTCTCGGTCTCGTTAATCCGGAGAAGGTCTTTCATTTCTACAACGAGCTTCACTCGTACCTTGCGTCAGCTAATGTGGATGGGGTTAAGGTAGATGTACAAAACATCCTGGAAACCCTTGGAGCTGGCAATGGTGGAAGAGTGAAGCTCGCAAGAAAATACCACCAAGCATTGGAGGCGTCCATCTCCAGAAACTTTCCCGATAATGGGATCATTTCTTGCATGAGTCACAACACGGATGGATTGTACAG TGCCAAACGAACGGCTGTCATAAGAGCATCAGACGATTTTTGGCCGAGAGATCCAGCTTCTCATACCATTCACATTGCTTCTGTTGCTTACAACACCATTTTTCTAGGGGAGTTTATGCAACCGGATTGGGACATGTTTCAT AGTTTGCATCCGATGGCTGAGTATCACGGAGCAGCACGAGCAGTTGGCGGATGCGCTATATACGTCAGTGATAAGCCAGGGCAGCATGACTTTAAACTTCTTAAGAAGCTTGTACTTCCCGATGGTTCCATATTGAGGGCCAAACTCCCCGGAAGACCGACTCGGGATTGCCTGTTTTCTGATCCAGCAAGAGATGGAATAAG CTTGTTAAAAATTTGGAATCTAAACGATTTCAACGGCGTTGTGGGCGTGTTCAACTGCCAAGGAGCTGGCTGGTGCAAAACAGAAAAGAAGAATCTCATTCACGACGAACGGCCCGATACACTAACCGGGATCATTCGGGCTAATGATGTAGATTACTTACCAAGAATCACAGATAATAAATGGAAGGGAGATGCAGTTGTCCATTCTCATCTACACG GGGACTTGGTGTACCTTCCGAAGCATGCATCTTTACCTGTCACTTTGAAGGCGCGAGAATACGATGTCTTTACGGTGGTTCCCGTCAAGAAGTTGTCGAATAACATTGCGTTTGCCCCCATAGGACTCATTAAAATGTTCAATTCCGGAGGAGCTATTAAAGAACTCAACTATGAACCAGAAAACACAGCATCTGTCCACATGAAAGTCTGTGGATGTGGTCCTTTCGGAGCTTATTCATCAGTTAAACCGAAAAGAATCGCAGTCGATAACAAGGAGGTGGATTTTGAATACGAAGAAGCAACCGGTTTCGTAACCGTAACTTTAAGTGTTCCAGAAAAAGAATTGTACCTTTGGGATGTGATAGTCCAACTTTGA